In Massilia sp. METH4, the genomic window GCTGATCATCTTCCTGTGGACCCCGCCGCACTTCTGGGCGCTGGCGCTGTACCGCCGCGACGATTACGCCAAGTCCGGCCTGCCCATGCTCCCCGTCACGCACGGCATGGCGTTCACGCAATTCCACGTCTTCCTGTATTCGATCGCACTGGCCGCGACGACGCTGCTGCCGTTCGCCGTGGGCATGAGCGGCCTGATCTACCTGGCCAGTGCCATCGTGCTCGATGCGGTCTTCCTGTGGTACGGCTGGCGCATCTGGCGCAACTACAGCGACCTGTTGGCCCGCAAGGCGTTCGCGTTCTCGATCGTCTACCTGGCGCTGCTGTTCGGCGCGCTGCTGCTCGATCACTATATCCGGATCTGACATGAAAAAACTGCTTGCCTTGCTGTTCCTGCTGGCCACCCTGGTCGCCTGTTCCGAGAAGCGCGCCAGCTTCGTGAACACCGATATCACGGGCCTCGACTACGCCAAGGGCTTCTCGCTGAAGGATCACAACGGCAAGCCCGTCACGCTGGAGAGCTACAAGGGCAAGGTGGTGGTGATGTTCTTCGGCTTCACGCAATGCCCGGACGTGTGCCCGACCACGATGGCCGAGATGGCCGCCGTGATGCAGGAGCTGGGCCCGCAGGCGAAGGATGTGCAGGTGCTGTTCGTGACGCTGGACCCGGAGCGCGACACGCCCGCGCTGCTGAAGGAATACGTGCCGGCTTTCCATCCGGGCTTCGTCGGCCTGTACGGCACTCCGGCCGAGATCGCGCAGACGGCGAAGGAATTCAAGGTGTTCTACAAGAAGGTACCGGGCAAGGACCCGGCCAACTACACGATCGACCACACGGCCGGCAGCTATGTATTCGACAAGCAGGGCAAGGTGCGCCTGTTCCTGCGCCATGCCCAGGGCACCAAACCGGTCGTGCATGACTTGCAGCAGCTGCTGAAGTGAACCCGGCGCCGCGCCGGCGAAAACCGTTTCCTTGCGTGCTTTCCTGATAAGCTTGCATCCTTCGCAGGTCGTCCCCAACTGTCGGGCACACCTGGAGGATGCCGGCACATGGAAAAGCGCTTTCAACCCTATACCCGCCTCGCGGCGATCGTTTTCCTCGTCATCGGCTGCCTGTGGGTGCTGCGGCCCTTCCTGCCCGCGGTGCTGTTCGCGTGCGCGATCACGATCTCCAGCTGGCAGCTGTACCTGCGTCTCCTGAACCGGCTGAACGGGCACCGCACGCTGGCCGCCACCGTGATGACCGTGTCGCTGGTCCTCGTGATCATCCTGCCGCTGGCCCTCGTCACCTGGAACATCGCCGACAATGCCGGCAACGTATACCGCGCGCTGCGCGCTGCGCTCGCTTCCGGGGCCATGCATGCGCCGGAGTGGCTGCGCGGCCTGCCGGTGCTGGGCGACACCGTCTACAACTATGTCGAAAACCTGATCGGCAGCCGCGAGCAGCTCGTGGAGGCGGCCAAGCGCTACATGGAGCCGGCGCGCAGCTTCCTGCTTGGAGGCGGCCTGGTGCTGGGCAGCGGCGTGGCGCAGGTGAGCCTGGCGGCCTTCGTCAGCTTCTTCCTCTACCGCGACGGGCTCACCTTGTTGAGGGCGCTGTCGATCGGCATGGACAAGATCATGGGCGAGCATGCGCTGGAGGTGGCCGATACCGTGAGCCGTACCGTGCGCGGCGTGATGTACGGCCTGCTCGGCACGGCGCTGGCGCAAGCCGCGGTGGCGGCGATCGGCTTCCTGATCGCCGGCGTGCCGGCCGTGGCGCTGCTCGCAGTCGCCACCTTCCTGTTCTCGCTCGTGCCGGTGGGCCC contains:
- a CDS encoding SCO family protein, producing MKKLLALLFLLATLVACSEKRASFVNTDITGLDYAKGFSLKDHNGKPVTLESYKGKVVVMFFGFTQCPDVCPTTMAEMAAVMQELGPQAKDVQVLFVTLDPERDTPALLKEYVPAFHPGFVGLYGTPAEIAQTAKEFKVFYKKVPGKDPANYTIDHTAGSYVFDKQGKVRLFLRHAQGTKPVVHDLQQLLK
- a CDS encoding AI-2E family transporter; amino-acid sequence: MEKRFQPYTRLAAIVFLVIGCLWVLRPFLPAVLFACAITISSWQLYLRLLNRLNGHRTLAATVMTVSLVLVIILPLALVTWNIADNAGNVYRALRAALASGAMHAPEWLRGLPVLGDTVYNYVENLIGSREQLVEAAKRYMEPARSFLLGGGLVLGSGVAQVSLAAFVSFFLYRDGLTLLRALSIGMDKIMGEHALEVADTVSRTVRGVMYGLLGTALAQAAVAAIGFLIAGVPAVALLAVATFLFSLVPVGPPLIWGGAAIWLFYQGSTGWAIFMVVWGVFLISGVDNVVKPVLISRGSSLPFLLVLLGVLGGVIAFGFVGLFIGPTLLAVALGLLRNWTNVNPVTPHRPGHEQGEAAP